In Temnothorax longispinosus isolate EJ_2023e chromosome 2, Tlon_JGU_v1, whole genome shotgun sequence, one DNA window encodes the following:
- the LOC139808629 gene encoding uncharacterized protein, producing MNKQFSRSRSESKSRNLEMSNMERAPTDKVVSKIVGKEQPYKEIEAIINDNRVIIRMQKEPVKEEYDPPCECIGQVASKESALNQRKCDDGVVFDMAHGNLELCRTSREDESAPSMEKTCEEAGCRTVTLYPSVKDDARGASTAYRMEGREVKRSKMVRPIDLEENPNIFLLRIRKHCDSGDKRQTIDLEFRAPRPWLPKKEKDLLKPDVLEEHEDADKEHKEHEGDTDKEHEHEINKEHKDDEKHEDDTDEKIDAHEKNDEWKI from the coding sequence ATGAACAAGCAGTTTTCAAGGAGCAGAAGCGAATCGAAGTCGAGGAATCTTGAGATGTCCAACATGGAGCGAGCCCCAACTGACAAAGTCGTATCTAAGATCGTTGGAAAGGAACAGCCGTACAAGGAGATCGAAGCTATCATCAATGACAATCGCGTCATCATCAGGATGCAAAAGGAGCCGGTCAAAGAGGAGTACGATCCACCGTGCGAATGCATCGGTCAAGTAGCTTCAAAAGAGTCGGCATTGAACCAAAGAAAATGCGACGACGGCGTTGTGTTCGATATGGCTCATGGAAATCTAGAACTCTGTCGTACTTCTCGTGAGGATGAGTCCGCGCCGTCGATGGAGAAAACCTGCGAGGAGGCGGGATGTCGCACGGTCACGTTGTATCCAAGCGTAAAAGACGATGCTAGGGGCGCTTCTACAGCTTATCGTATGGAAGGCAGGGAAGTTAAAAGGTCGAAAATGGTAAGACCAATCGATCTTGAGGAAAATCCGAATATATTCTTATTGAGGATTAGGAAGCACTGCGATAGTGGCGATAAGAGACAAACAATCGATCTTGAGTTCCGGGCACCGCGTCCATGGCTACCCAAGAAAGAGAAGGATCTCCTTAAACCTGACGTATTAGAAGAACATGAAGATGCTGACAAGGAACATAAGGAACATGAAGGTGACACTGACAAGGAACATGAACATGAGATTAATAAGGAACATAAAGATGACGAGAAACATGAAGATGACACTGACGAAAAGATCGACGCTCACGAGAAGAATGAcgaatggaaaatataa